The following are encoded together in the Proteiniphilum saccharofermentans genome:
- a CDS encoding O-methyltransferase: MPGFNGLARFVGFCEKKFYTCFRWLLRKKQAKGYGVHSPFAYNLITNVIYSPYSFYAFSDIYGIVSQHNINPEESITTYNHLSFRLIHYLQAKNILEINSGIGINTLFLVAPSKHISCICVEEGHEKHFVAADFQKQRGVKIGFVSSLSECQGERFDAIFINFERGYIPDMETLAELSHSGTFWVLHPIKKGRGKQFWHKIVHDLRTRITFDVKDTGIVFLTPDFHKENYLV; this comes from the coding sequence ATGCCGGGCTTTAATGGGCTTGCGAGATTTGTAGGCTTTTGCGAAAAGAAGTTTTATACCTGTTTCCGTTGGTTATTGCGTAAAAAACAAGCAAAGGGCTACGGAGTACATTCACCATTCGCCTATAATCTGATTACCAATGTAATTTATTCTCCCTATAGCTTTTATGCCTTTTCTGATATCTACGGGATCGTATCGCAGCACAACATCAATCCTGAAGAATCCATTACCACTTATAATCATCTTTCTTTCCGGCTGATACATTATCTTCAGGCTAAGAATATATTGGAGATCAATTCGGGCATTGGTATCAATACCTTGTTCCTTGTGGCGCCTTCGAAGCATATTTCTTGTATTTGTGTGGAGGAAGGTCATGAGAAGCATTTTGTCGCCGCAGACTTTCAAAAACAGAGAGGAGTGAAGATCGGGTTTGTCTCTTCACTATCTGAATGTCAGGGTGAGCGTTTTGATGCGATTTTTATTAACTTTGAAAGAGGATATATTCCCGATATGGAAACATTGGCGGAATTAAGCCATTCCGGTACGTTTTGGGTGTTGCACCCTATAAAAAAAGGGAGAGGTAAACAATTTTGGCATAAAATCGTTCATGATTTGAGAACACGGATAACATTCGATGTAAAAGATACTGGAATTGTTTTCCTGACGCCTGATTTTCATAAGGAAAATTATTTGGTGTGA
- the ispF gene encoding 2-C-methyl-D-erythritol 2,4-cyclodiphosphate synthase: MQIRVGFGYDMHRLQEGRELWIGGVKLDYEKGLLGHSDADVLIHAICDALLGAANLRDIGYHFPDTSPEYHNVDSKLLLGETMNLLGEKGYALGNIDATVCAEQPKLNPHIPAMRRKLAEVMGVSDGLISIKATTSEKMGFVGREEGITAYAVALICKS; the protein is encoded by the coding sequence ATGCAAATACGCGTCGGATTTGGTTATGATATGCATCGCCTTCAGGAAGGGAGGGAACTCTGGATCGGAGGGGTTAAGCTGGACTATGAAAAAGGTCTGCTGGGACATTCTGATGCAGATGTGCTTATCCATGCCATCTGTGATGCCCTGTTGGGAGCTGCTAACCTGCGTGATATCGGGTATCATTTTCCCGACACATCTCCGGAGTATCACAATGTTGACAGTAAACTTCTCCTGGGAGAGACAATGAATTTATTGGGAGAGAAAGGGTATGCCCTTGGAAATATTGATGCGACTGTCTGTGCGGAGCAGCCAAAGCTCAATCCCCATATTCCTGCGATGCGGCGAAAGTTAGCAGAAGTGATGGGGGTAAGTGATGGGCTTATCTCTATCAAGGCGACTACATCCGAGAAAATGGGTTTCGTGGGACGTGAAGAGGGTATCACTGCTTATGCGGTAGCGTTAATATGCAAATCGTAA
- a CDS encoding fumarylacetoacetate hydrolase family protein has product MKIFAVGLNYASHNKEMERTFQSTEPVIFMKPDTALLKDGKPFFLPDFSDEIHYETELVVKINRLGKNIGERFACRYYDQITVGIDFTARDLQRKQKELGLPWEIAKGFDNSAAIGKFISKNEVSDIRSIDLRLEINDQTVQQGNTEDMIYSVDKIIAYISRFFTLKIGDLIFTGTPAGIGPVAIDDHLQGYLDDRKLLDFRIK; this is encoded by the coding sequence ATGAAAATTTTTGCTGTCGGATTAAACTATGCTTCCCACAATAAAGAGATGGAACGTACGTTTCAGAGTACGGAGCCGGTCATCTTTATGAAGCCGGATACCGCTCTGCTGAAAGATGGCAAACCGTTTTTTCTTCCCGATTTTTCGGATGAGATACATTATGAAACGGAATTGGTGGTAAAGATAAACCGTTTGGGGAAAAATATAGGCGAGCGTTTTGCTTGCCGTTATTACGATCAAATTACCGTAGGTATAGATTTCACCGCAAGGGATTTACAGAGAAAACAGAAAGAGCTGGGTTTGCCGTGGGAGATTGCAAAAGGTTTCGATAATTCGGCTGCTATCGGAAAATTTATCTCTAAAAATGAGGTGTCCGATATCCGGAGCATTGATCTCCGGCTTGAGATCAATGATCAAACCGTCCAACAGGGTAATACGGAGGATATGATCTATTCGGTGGATAAAATTATAGCCTATATCAGCCGATTCTTTACGCTGAAGATAGGGGATCTTATTTTCACCGGTACACCGGCAGGCATCGGCCCGGTAGCGATCGACGACCATCTGCAGGGGTATCTTGACGACCGGAAGTTATTGGATTTCCGGATTAAATGA
- a CDS encoding GntR family transcriptional regulator: protein MELQFNNKNTKVQQLTDYIQKSIAARELKVGDKLPSINQLSQRFHLSRDTVFKAFVDLKSRGIIDSVHGKNYYVASHTKNILLLLDEYTPFKEVLYNTLRERLPSYYEIDLWFHQYNEHLFNQIINNSVGIHNSYLVMNYHNERFSKILTRIDKKKLLLLDFGKFDKDGYSYVCQDFDEAFYNALETIKARLKRYRKLFFVFNKHHKHPQSSKEYFSKFCIDNNLPFEIIDEITDKTSILKKAFYLVIKQEDLVTIIRKGRLEQLKAGSDYGLLAYNENPFYEVIENGIASIGVNWEQMGNLAANFIINEDPVQEFLPTEIILRDSL, encoded by the coding sequence ATGGAATTACAGTTCAATAATAAAAACACAAAAGTGCAGCAATTGACGGATTATATACAAAAATCCATTGCTGCGCGTGAGTTGAAGGTAGGGGATAAATTACCATCTATCAATCAGTTGAGCCAACGGTTTCACCTTTCCCGTGATACGGTTTTCAAAGCTTTCGTCGATTTGAAAAGCAGAGGGATTATCGATTCCGTACATGGCAAAAATTATTATGTTGCATCGCACACTAAGAATATTTTGTTATTATTGGATGAATACACGCCTTTCAAGGAGGTATTGTATAATACATTACGGGAGAGGCTACCCTCTTACTACGAGATCGACCTCTGGTTCCATCAGTACAATGAACATCTTTTCAATCAGATAATAAACAACTCAGTGGGTATACATAACAGCTATCTGGTAATGAATTATCACAATGAAAGATTTTCAAAGATATTGACGAGAATTGATAAAAAAAAGTTACTGCTTTTGGATTTTGGGAAATTCGACAAAGACGGGTACTCCTACGTTTGCCAGGATTTTGATGAAGCCTTTTACAATGCTTTGGAAACAATCAAAGCCCGGTTAAAAAGATACCGGAAATTATTCTTTGTCTTTAATAAGCATCATAAGCATCCTCAAAGTAGCAAGGAGTATTTTAGCAAGTTCTGCATTGACAACAATCTGCCATTTGAGATTATCGATGAGATCACAGATAAAACCTCTATCTTGAAAAAGGCGTTTTACCTGGTTATTAAACAGGAAGACCTGGTTACGATCATAAGGAAAGGGAGACTGGAACAACTTAAAGCCGGAAGCGATTACGGATTACTGGCATACAATGAGAATCCGTTCTATGAAGTGATAGAGAACGGGATAGCGAGCATAGGGGTCAATTGGGAACAAATGGGAAATTTGGCTGCCAATTTTATCATTAATGAAGATCCTGTGCAGGAATTTTTACCGACAGAGATCATATTACGGGATTCTCTTTAA
- the porV gene encoding type IX secretion system outer membrane channel protein PorV: MNKIILTILCCMFWPTAYFSAAAQEYNPIPVALPSLQIAPDARGGGMGDIGAATMPDVYSQHWNAAKYPFISGEAGIAFSYTPWLSKLVSDIHLLYTSGYWKFGNDNLNAISASLRYFSLGEMEVGGLNDEFWQTVAPHELAFDVGYSRKLTETFSGAVTLRYIHADYSTGDDETTPGNAFSADIAGYNESYFYMGRSEALFGLGFNISNIGTKISYDGGNSSMFLPANLRLGASLGYPLDPKNTLSLSFDVNKLLVPTPRLASENESDDEAQRRIEEYQNISSIGGIFKSLGDAPGGFKEEMQEVMWSLGAEYRYDNRFSVRTGYYHESEYKGNRRYFTFGAGFRSDFFQIDAAYLVSTAQSNPLDQTLRVSLGFDMEGIRNLMR, translated from the coding sequence ATGAATAAAATAATTCTTACTATATTGTGCTGCATGTTTTGGCCGACGGCATACTTTTCTGCCGCAGCCCAAGAATATAACCCGATCCCGGTCGCTTTGCCTTCCTTACAGATCGCACCCGATGCCAGAGGTGGAGGAATGGGAGATATAGGAGCGGCTACTATGCCCGATGTCTATTCCCAGCACTGGAACGCGGCCAAATATCCGTTTATTTCGGGTGAAGCAGGCATCGCGTTTTCATATACACCTTGGCTCAGCAAACTGGTGAGTGATATTCACTTGCTCTATACATCGGGTTACTGGAAGTTCGGTAACGATAATCTCAATGCCATCAGTGCCTCCTTACGTTATTTCTCGTTGGGGGAAATGGAGGTCGGCGGTCTCAATGATGAATTTTGGCAGACTGTAGCGCCGCATGAGTTGGCTTTCGATGTAGGTTATTCCAGAAAGCTTACTGAAACTTTCTCCGGGGCGGTTACCCTACGCTATATCCATGCAGATTATTCCACGGGCGATGATGAAACTACGCCTGGAAACGCATTTTCTGCGGATATTGCCGGTTATAATGAATCCTATTTCTATATGGGACGTTCAGAAGCGCTTTTCGGATTGGGATTTAATATCTCCAATATCGGCACAAAAATCTCATACGATGGAGGAAACAGTTCCATGTTCCTTCCCGCAAATTTACGGCTCGGTGCCTCTTTAGGGTATCCCCTGGATCCCAAAAATACGCTCTCCCTCAGTTTTGATGTCAATAAGCTTCTGGTACCTACTCCCCGGTTGGCTTCGGAGAATGAGAGCGATGATGAAGCACAACGGCGTATCGAAGAATATCAGAATATATCTTCTATTGGTGGTATTTTCAAATCATTGGGTGATGCTCCCGGCGGTTTCAAGGAAGAGATGCAGGAGGTCATGTGGTCGCTTGGAGCAGAATACCGCTATGACAACCGGTTTTCAGTCAGGACCGGCTACTATCACGAGAGCGAGTATAAGGGTAATCGCCGTTATTTTACTTTTGGTGCCGGTTTCAGGAGTGATTTTTTTCAGATAGATGCCGCTTATTTGGTGTCGACAGCCCAATCTAATCCGCTGGATCAGACGTTACGGGTCTCTCTTGGCTTCGATATGGAAGGAATTAGGAATTTAATGCGATAA
- a CDS encoding DUF2795 domain-containing protein — MYWTLELASKLEDAPWPATKDELIDYAQRSGAPLEVIENLQEIEEDGEIFESIEDIWPDYPSKEDFFFNEDEY, encoded by the coding sequence ATGTATTGGACACTTGAACTGGCATCGAAATTAGAAGATGCTCCTTGGCCCGCTACAAAAGATGAGTTAATTGATTATGCCCAGCGATCGGGCGCTCCGCTGGAGGTGATTGAAAATCTGCAGGAAATTGAGGAGGATGGCGAAATATTCGAATCGATTGAGGATATTTGGCCTGATTATCCAAGTAAGGAAGATTTTTTCTTCAACGAGGATGAGTATTAG
- a CDS encoding cob(I)yrinic acid a,c-diamide adenosyltransferase, producing MKKSIVYTKTGDKGTTSLVRGMRVSKTHIRLDAYGTVDELNSYVGWLNCAVKEEEHRDFLRYIQHKLFTVGSYLATETESKDPKPASIISERDIVRIEEQIDIIDENLPRLDRFVLPGGNEAAARAHICRTVTRRAERNVYRVAEKFPVAEEVLIFLNRLSDYFFVFARYESNKTSEEIFWEQGDI from the coding sequence ATGAAAAAAAGTATAGTATATACCAAAACCGGCGACAAGGGAACTACTTCATTGGTAAGAGGGATGCGGGTGAGTAAAACACATATCCGCCTCGATGCTTACGGTACGGTAGATGAGCTGAACAGCTATGTAGGGTGGTTGAATTGTGCAGTGAAAGAAGAGGAGCACCGCGACTTTCTCCGCTACATCCAGCATAAACTTTTTACCGTGGGATCCTATCTGGCAACAGAGACTGAGAGCAAAGACCCAAAACCAGCCAGTATCATTTCAGAAAGGGATATAGTCCGTATTGAAGAGCAGATCGATATTATCGACGAGAACTTGCCACGACTGGACCGGTTTGTATTGCCGGGAGGTAATGAGGCGGCTGCCCGGGCTCATATATGCCGTACCGTGACCCGTCGTGCGGAGAGGAATGTGTACCGTGTAGCAGAAAAATTTCCCGTTGCAGAAGAGGTGCTGATTTTTCTGAATCGGCTTTCAGACTACTTTTTTGTGTTTGCAAGGTATGAAAGTAACAAAACCTCGGAAGAAATATTTTGGGAACAAGGGGATATATAA
- a CDS encoding DUF3108 domain-containing protein yields the protein MINQKARSIPVLLFLLLNVIGVDAQCKLTNTAFASGEDIKYDLYLNLGFFNARAGRGSLSVTEANYRGENAYKMVMLFNTSGLAGSLYTVNDTLTSFIDKDIRPLLFTKEAFEGKDYSVERQSYTYDGDKVKIRAFRVMNGKEQFDEVVTTEYCTYDYLSVLPYIRNLDYADMRPGDRHHIRFIAGRKPVNMYVNYQGISSVKANNGKNYEVINLTMTILDDAFSNQKEALKASLTNDENRIPVIIDTTLRIGSIKAVLRDVSGTRHPKFNLEVQHPGVVF from the coding sequence ATGATCAATCAAAAAGCTAGATCTATCCCCGTTTTACTGTTTTTATTGCTAAATGTAATAGGGGTAGATGCACAGTGTAAACTGACCAATACTGCTTTTGCGAGCGGCGAGGATATAAAGTATGATCTCTATTTGAATTTAGGCTTTTTCAATGCACGTGCAGGAAGAGGGTCACTCTCAGTGACCGAAGCAAATTATCGTGGTGAGAATGCTTATAAGATGGTGATGTTATTCAATACCTCCGGCCTGGCAGGGAGCCTATACACTGTAAACGATACACTCACCTCTTTTATTGATAAGGATATACGTCCTTTGTTATTTACCAAGGAAGCGTTTGAGGGAAAAGACTATTCCGTGGAGAGGCAATCTTATACCTATGACGGAGATAAGGTGAAAATACGTGCATTTCGCGTCATGAACGGAAAAGAACAGTTCGATGAAGTGGTCACCACCGAATATTGTACCTATGATTACCTCTCAGTATTGCCCTACATCCGGAATCTCGATTATGCAGACATGAGGCCGGGCGACAGGCACCATATACGTTTCATTGCAGGAAGAAAACCTGTGAATATGTATGTCAATTACCAGGGTATCTCATCGGTAAAAGCGAATAATGGAAAAAATTACGAAGTGATTAATCTCACAATGACTATTCTCGATGATGCCTTTTCTAATCAGAAAGAAGCTTTAAAAGCCTCGCTCACCAATGATGAAAATCGTATCCCGGTGATTATAGACACCACCCTTAGGATTGGTTCAATCAAGGCAGTCTTGCGGGATGTATCGGGAACCAGGCACCCTAAGTTCAACTTAGAAGTGCAACACCCGGGTGTTGTTTTTTGA
- a CDS encoding IS30 family transposase, with translation MRKKYKQLTSEQRYAIYLGIKNGDSQRTIAESIGVSPSTVSRELGRNKKKHGGYSWRLAHEMAQERKERLPGNRDTPEWIKQKVFRLVRDEWSPKQISGYLEKYKQIRVSHETIYKWIREDKIAGGDLYTHCRHKLKHRKRPVGSVKGIPNRRSIRERPVEADGSRFGDFEMDTIIGANQSEVILTVTERKTNLVMTRGLPRGKDSKEVAKVLANMLLPYKDIIKTITTDNGTEFAAHEMITKRLGVPVYFTDPYSSWQKGAIENANKLIRQYIPKGASFKDYPPGRLKQIQHKLNNRPREKLSFSTPKVEFYKQLM, from the coding sequence ATGAGAAAAAAATACAAACAGTTAACTTCAGAACAAAGGTACGCGATTTATTTAGGTATAAAAAATGGTGACAGCCAGCGAACCATCGCAGAGTCCATAGGGGTCAGTCCTTCAACGGTGTCCAGGGAACTGGGTCGTAACAAGAAGAAACATGGAGGTTACTCCTGGCGCTTGGCTCACGAGATGGCACAAGAGAGAAAGGAGCGTTTGCCCGGGAACAGGGACACCCCGGAGTGGATTAAACAGAAGGTGTTCCGGCTTGTCCGTGATGAATGGTCTCCCAAGCAGATCAGCGGATATTTGGAGAAATACAAGCAAATCCGGGTTTCCCACGAGACCATTTACAAGTGGATCCGGGAGGACAAAATAGCCGGGGGTGACCTTTACACGCATTGCCGCCACAAGCTCAAGCACCGCAAGAGGCCGGTGGGGTCAGTCAAGGGCATCCCCAACCGGAGAAGCATCCGGGAAAGGCCCGTGGAGGCCGACGGGAGCCGGTTCGGTGACTTTGAAATGGACACGATAATAGGAGCCAATCAATCGGAGGTGATCTTGACGGTAACGGAAAGGAAAACGAACCTTGTAATGACCAGGGGACTGCCCCGGGGCAAGGACTCCAAGGAGGTGGCAAAAGTGCTTGCTAACATGCTGCTACCCTACAAGGATATAATAAAGACCATCACCACGGATAACGGCACGGAGTTCGCCGCCCATGAAATGATAACTAAAAGACTGGGAGTCCCCGTATATTTTACAGACCCCTATTCATCGTGGCAAAAAGGAGCGATTGAAAATGCTAATAAACTCATCCGGCAATACATCCCCAAGGGGGCATCATTCAAGGACTATCCCCCGGGGAGATTAAAGCAAATACAGCATAAATTGAACAATCGACCAAGAGAAAAATTAAGCTTCAGCACACCAAAAGTTGAGTTTTACAAACAATTAATGTAA
- a CDS encoding redox-sensing transcriptional repressor Rex has translation MSDLIYSAKIPEPALRRLPWYLSYVKLLKSQGETIVSSTQIAKKIDVSASQIAKDLSYVDISGKTRVGYDIDDLINVLESFLGFTNTHTAVVFGVGSLGAALLSDSGLEQFGLKIIAGYDVNPAIVNHAIHHIPVFHSNEFIERNKEMKAEIGVLTVPPGAAQEVSEYMIRGGVKAIWNFTPFRIRVPEGTVLQNTSLYAHLAVMFNRLNG, from the coding sequence ATGTCAGATCTGATATATTCCGCAAAAATACCCGAACCGGCTCTCAGGAGGCTTCCCTGGTACTTGTCATATGTGAAACTCCTTAAGAGCCAGGGGGAAACCATTGTCTCCTCTACGCAGATTGCAAAAAAGATAGATGTTTCCGCCTCACAGATTGCCAAAGATCTTTCCTATGTCGATATAAGCGGAAAGACAAGGGTAGGTTATGATATAGACGACCTGATCAATGTGCTGGAGTCGTTCCTTGGATTTACAAATACGCATACGGCAGTAGTTTTTGGAGTGGGAAGCCTGGGTGCCGCCCTGTTGTCGGACTCGGGCCTCGAACAATTCGGGTTGAAAATTATTGCAGGGTATGACGTTAATCCTGCTATTGTTAATCACGCAATACACCATATTCCGGTGTTTCATTCCAATGAATTTATAGAGCGGAACAAAGAGATGAAGGCGGAGATAGGGGTTCTTACCGTGCCGCCCGGAGCTGCCCAGGAGGTGTCAGAATATATGATTCGTGGTGGAGTGAAAGCTATCTGGAATTTTACGCCTTTCCGGATACGTGTACCGGAGGGAACAGTACTTCAAAACACCTCGCTTTACGCCCACCTCGCCGTAATGTTTAACCGGTTGAACGGATAA